The Odocoileus virginianus isolate 20LAN1187 ecotype Illinois chromosome 3, Ovbor_1.2, whole genome shotgun sequence genome includes a window with the following:
- the LOC110142913 gene encoding intercellular adhesion molecule 1 isoform X2, translating to MAPGAAPAAQLAFLALLGTLLPGPGGARTSIHPSKAIIPRGGSLRVNCSMSCDQKATFGLETELTKKVVSHGNNWKVFELSDVQEDINLLCYSNCHSEQTIATMNLTVYWIPERVELAPLPLWQPVDEELNLSCLVYGGAPRDHLSVVLLRGEEELGRQPVGKGEPTEVMFTVQPRREDHGINFSCRWELDLRSQGLELFQNTSAPRKLQTYVLPSTDPHLEAPRVVEAGSRWPVKCTLDGLFPAWDAKVYLVLGDQKLESNLTYNGDSVSAEAWLEENEEGTHSLKCSVNLGEKDRRTRSNVTIYSFPVPTLTLSPPEVSEWTTVTVECVTRDGAVVMLNGVSAEPPGPRAQLKLNVSADNHGSNFSCSAALKIAGQVVHKNQTRELHVLYGPRLDQRDCLGNWTWQEGSEQTLKCEARGNPIPKLNCSRKGDGASLPIGDLRPVKWEVAGTYLCRATSARGEVTREVVLNVLHGQNIPGIVIPVVAVVLILGALGTAGYIYNYQRKIQIYELQKARKAQEEAALKLHAQSTPP from the exons GGCCTGGAGGTGCCAGAACATCAATACATCCTTCAAAAGCCATCATACCCCGTGGAGGCTCCCTGAGGGTGAACTGCAGTATGTCCTGTGACCAAAAGGCAACGTTTGGCCTAGAGACTGAATTAACCAAGAAGGTGGTGAGCCATGGGAACAACTGGAAGGTTTTTGAACTGAGTGATGTGCAAGAAGACATCAACCTGTTGTGCTACTCAAACTGTCACAGTGAACAGACAATAGCTACGATGAACCTCACCGTATACT GGATCCCGGAGCGCGTGGAGCTGGCTCCCCTGCCCCTCTGGCAGCCTGTGGATGAAGAACTCAACCTGAGCTGCCTGGTGTATGGCGGGGCCCCCAGGGACCACCTCTCCGTGGTGCTGCTCCgaggggaggaggagctgggccGGCAGCCAGTGGGAAAGGGGGAGCCCACCGAGGTCATGTTCACGGTGCAGCCAAGAAGAGAGGACCATGGCATCAATTTCTCTTGCCGCTGGGAACTGGACCTGCGGTCGCAAGGGCTGGAACTCTTCCAGAACACCTCGGCCCCCAGGAAGCTCCAGACCTATG TCCTGCCGTCGACCGACCCGCACCTTGAGGCCCCCCGGGTTGTGGAAGCAGGCTCACGGTGGCCGGTGAAGTGCACGCTGGATGGACTATTCCCAGCCTGGGACGCTAAGGTCTACTTGGTGCTGGGGGACCAGAAACTGGAATCCAATCTCACGTACAATGGTGACTCTGTCTCGGCTGAGGCCTGGCTGGAGGAAAATGAGGAGGGCACCCATTCCTTGAAGTGTTCAGTGAATCTGGGAGAGAAGGATCGGAGAACGCGCAGCAACGTGACCATCTACA GCTTCCCGGTTCCCACCCTGACCCTGAGCCCGCCTGAGGTCTCAGAATGGACTACTGTGACTGTGGAATGCGTGACCCGTGATGGAGCTGTGGTGATGCTGAACGGAGTCTCAGCTGAGCCTCCGGGTCCGAGGGCCCAATTGAAGCTGAACGTCAGTGCCGACAACCACGGGAGCAACTTCTCCTGCTCTGCTGCCCTGAAGATAGCTGGGCAGGTGGTCCACAAAAACCAGACCCGGGAGCTCCATGTCCTGT ACGGCCCCCGACTAGACCAGCGGGACTGCCTGGGAAATTGGACGTGGCAGGAAGGCTCGGAGCAGACCTTGAAGTGCGAGGCCCGGGGGAACCCAATCCCCAAGCTGAACTGTAGCCGGAAGGGGGACGGGGCCTCACTGCCCATCGGGGACCTGAGGCCTGTCAAGTGGGAGGTGGCGGGCACCTACCTGTGTCGGGCCACCAGCGCTCGTGGTGAAGTCACCCGTGAAGTGGTCCTGAACGTGCTCC ATGGCCAGAATATCCCGGGTATTGTCATTCCGGTAGTAGCTGTGGTCCTCATCTTGGGTGCTCTGGGCACTGCCGGTTACATCTACAACTACCAGCGGAAGATCCAGATATACGAGCTGCAAAAGGCCCGGAAGGCCCAAGAAGAGGCTGCCTTGAAACTGCATGCACAATCCACACCACCCTGA
- the ICAM5 gene encoding intercellular adhesion molecule 5 isoform X2, which yields MPGPSPGLRRALLGLWAALGLGLLGLSAVTQEPFWADLQPRVALVERGGSLWLNCSTNCPRPERGGLETSLRRNGTQRGLRWLARQLVDIREPETQPVCFFRCARRTLQARGLIRTFQRPDRVELVPLPAWQPVGENFTLSCRVPGAGPRGSLTLTLLRGTQELIRRSFAGEPPRARGAVLTATVLARREDHGANFSCRAELDLRPHGLGLFENTSDPRELRTFTLPPEPPRLIAPRLLEVGSEGPVSCVIDGLFPVSEAGVYLALGDQRLSPDVTLEGDALMATTTATASAEQEGARQLVCNVTLGGESRETRENVTVYSFPEPLLTLSEPNAPEGTMVTVTCAAETQALVTLDGIPAAAPGQPAQLQLNATENDDRRGFFCDATLEVDGEILSKNESVELRVLYAPRLDDSDCPRSWTWPEGPEQTLRCDARGNPQPSVHCMRPDGGAVLALGLLGPVTRALAGTYRCTATNDQGQAVKDVTLTVEYAPALDSVGCPERITWLEGTEVSLSCVAHGVPPPNVSCVRFGGAEVIEGLMRVAREHAGTYRCEATNARGSAAKNVAVTVEYGPRFEEVSCPSNWTWVEGSGRLFSCEVAGKPQPSVECVGSGGTSEGVLLPLAPPDPGSRAPRIPSELAPGTYICNATNRHGSMVKMVTVSAESPPQMDESTCPSHQSWLEGAEAAALACSARGRPSPQVSCSREGAPWPRRLRVSREDAGTYRCLATNAHGTDARIITVGVEYRPVVAELAASPPGGVRPGGNFTLTCRAEAWPPAQISWRAPPGALNIGLSSNNSTLSVAGAMGSHGGEYECAATNAHGRHTRRITVRVAG from the exons ATGCCAGGGCCGTCGCCAGGGCTGCGCCGGGCGCTGCTCGGCctctgggctgccctgggcctggggctCCTCGGCCTCTCAG CCGTCACTCAGGAACCTTTCTGGGCGGACCTGCAGCCCCGAGTGGCGCTCGTGGAACGCGGGGGATCACTGTGGTTGAACTGCAGCACCAACTGCCCGCGGCCCGAGCGCGGGGGCCTGGAGACCTCGCTGCGCCGGAATGGGACCCAGAGGGGTCTGCGCTGGCTGGCGCGGCAGCTGGTGGACATTCGCGAGCCGGAGACCCAGCCGGTCTGCTTCTTCCGTTGCGCGCGGCGCACACTGCAGGCGCGTGGGCTCATTCGCACTTTTC AACGGCCAGATCGTGTGGAGCTGGTGCCGCTGCCTGCCTGGCAGCCAGTGGGCGAGAACTTCACCCTGAGCTGTAGGGTCCCCGGTGCTGGGCCTCGTGGGAGTCTCACATTGACCCTGTTGCGGGGAACCCAGGAGCTGATCCGCCGTAGCTTCGCCGGGGAGCCACCCCGAGCGCGGGGCGCCGTGCTCACAGCCACGGTCCTGGCGCGCAGGGAGGACCATGGGGCCAATTTCTCGTGCCGTGCGGAGCTGGACCTTCGGCCGCATGGCCTGGGGCTGTTTGAAAACACCtcagaccccagagagctccgaACCTTCA CCCTGCCTCCGGAACCCCCTCGCCTCATTGCCCCCCGGCTCTTGGAAGTGGGTTCAGAAGGACCCGTGAGCTGCGTCATTGATGGGCTGTTTCCAGTCTCGGAGGCTGGCGTCTACCTGGCACTGGGGGACCAGAGGCTGAGTCCCGATGTCACCCTCGAAGGAGACGCTCTCATGGCCACTACCACAGCCACAGCTAGCGCAGAGCAGGAGGGCGCCAGGCAACTGGTCTGCAACGTGACCCTGGGGGGCGAAAGCCGAGAGACCCGGGAGAACGTGACTGTCTACA GTTTCCCGGAGCCCCTCCTGACCCTGAGCGAGCCCAACGCCCCCGAGGGGACGATGGTGACAGTAACCTGCGCAGCGGAGACCCAAGCCCTAGTCACACTAGACGGAATTCCAGCTGCGGCCCCGGGACAGCCCGCCCAGCTCCAGCTAAACGCCACCGAGAACGACGACAGGCGTGGCTTCTTCTGCGATGCCACCCTCGAAGTTGACGGGGAGATCCTGAGTAAGAACGAGAGCGTAGAGCTGCGCGTCCTAT ACGCCCCCCGTCTGGACGATTCGGACTGTCCCAGGAGCTGGACGTGGCCGGAGGGACCAGAGCAGACGCTGCGCTGCGACGCCCGCGGAAACCCACAGCCCTCGGTGCACTGCATGAGGCCCGACGGCGGGGCGGTGCTGGCCCTGGGCTTGCTGGGTCCGGTCACTCGTGCGCTCGCTGGCACTTACCGCTGCACTGCGACCAACGACCAAGGCCAGGCGGTCAAGGATGTGACCTTGACGGTGGAGT ATGCACCAGCGCTGGACAGCGTGGGCTGCCCTGAACGCATTACCTGGCTGGAAGGAACAGAGGTCTCCCTGAGTTGTGTGGCTCATGGAGTCCCACCACCCAACGTGAGCTGTGTGCGCTTTGGGGGAGCCGAGGTCATCGAGGGCCTAATGCGTGTGGCCCGGGAGCACGCGGGCACCTACCGCTGCGAAGCCACTAATGCTCGAGGGTCGGCAGCTAAAAATGTGGCTGTGACAGTGGAAT ATGGCCCCAGGTTTGAGGAGGTGAGCTGCCCCAGCAATTGGACATGGGTAGAAGGATCTGGGCGACTTTTTTCCTGTGAGGTGGCTGGGAAGCCACAGCCAAGCGTGGAGTGTGTTGGCTCCGGAGGCACCAGTGAGGGGGTGCTGCTGCCGCTGGCACCCCCAGACCCTGGTTCCAGAGCCCCCCGCATCCCTAGTGAACTGGCACCCGGTACCTACATCTGCAATGCCACCAATCGGCACGGTTCCATGGTCAAGATGGTCACCGTGAGCGCGGAGT CGCCACCGCAAATGGATGAATCTACCTGCCCAAGTCACCAGTCTTGGCTGGAAGGCGCGGAGGCTGCTGCGCTGGCCTGCTCTGCCCGGGGTCGCCCCTCCCCTCAAGTGAGCTGCTCCCGGGAAGGCGCGCCCTGGCCGCGGCGGCTGCGCGTGTCCCGAGAGGATGCGGGCACTTACCGCTGCCTGGCCACCAACGCGCACGGCACGGACGCCCGGATCATCACCGTGGGCGTGGAAT ATCGCCCAGTGGTGGCCGAGCTGGCTGCTTCACCTCCAGGAGGCGTGCGGCCAGGCGGGAACTTCACGTTGACCTGTCGAGCGGAGGCTTGGCCCCCAGCCCAGATCAGCTGGCGCGCACCCCCGGGGGCGCTCAACATCGGCCTGTCGAGCAATAATAGCACGCTGAGTGTGGCGGGCGCCATGGGCAGCCACGGTGGCGAGTACGAGTGCGCAGCCACCAACGCGCATGGGCGCCACACGCGGCGCATCACAGTAAGAGTGGCTG GCTGA
- the LOC110142913 gene encoding intercellular adhesion molecule 1 isoform X1 encodes MAPGAAPAAQLAFLALLGTLLPGPGGARTSIHPSKAIIPRGGSLRVNCSMSCDQKATFGLETELTKKVVSHGNNWKVFELSDVQEDINLLCYSNCHSEQTIATMNLTVYWIPERVELAPLPLWQPVDEELNLSCLVYGGAPRDHLSVVLLRGEEELGRQPVGKGEPTEVMFTVQPRREDHGINFSCRWELDLRSQGLELFQNTSAPRKLQTYVLPSTDPHLEAPRVVEAGSRWPVKCTLDGLFPAWDAKVYLVLGDQKLESNLTYNGDSVSAEAWLEENEEGTHSLKCSVNLGEKDRRTRSNVTIYSFPVPTLTLSPPEVSEWTTVTVECVTRDGAVVMLNGVSAEPPGPRAQLKLNVSADNHGSNFSCSAALKIAGQVVHKNQTRELHVLYGPRLDQRDCLGNWTWQEGSEQTLKCEARGNPIPKLNCSRKGDGASLPIGDLRPVKWEVAGTYLCRATSARGEVTREVVLNVLREFEFWDGQGRGNLASSTLTAVLCPPHRWPEYPGYCHSGSSCGPHLGCSGHCRLHLQLPAEDPDIRAAKGPEGPRRGCLETACTIHTTLNPLQDETSSAPQAMTNGAASTNGGHMLLSYTHLPWMPEDQIEDSVRTNSIWGHGLCTVTTPRPHT; translated from the exons GGCCTGGAGGTGCCAGAACATCAATACATCCTTCAAAAGCCATCATACCCCGTGGAGGCTCCCTGAGGGTGAACTGCAGTATGTCCTGTGACCAAAAGGCAACGTTTGGCCTAGAGACTGAATTAACCAAGAAGGTGGTGAGCCATGGGAACAACTGGAAGGTTTTTGAACTGAGTGATGTGCAAGAAGACATCAACCTGTTGTGCTACTCAAACTGTCACAGTGAACAGACAATAGCTACGATGAACCTCACCGTATACT GGATCCCGGAGCGCGTGGAGCTGGCTCCCCTGCCCCTCTGGCAGCCTGTGGATGAAGAACTCAACCTGAGCTGCCTGGTGTATGGCGGGGCCCCCAGGGACCACCTCTCCGTGGTGCTGCTCCgaggggaggaggagctgggccGGCAGCCAGTGGGAAAGGGGGAGCCCACCGAGGTCATGTTCACGGTGCAGCCAAGAAGAGAGGACCATGGCATCAATTTCTCTTGCCGCTGGGAACTGGACCTGCGGTCGCAAGGGCTGGAACTCTTCCAGAACACCTCGGCCCCCAGGAAGCTCCAGACCTATG TCCTGCCGTCGACCGACCCGCACCTTGAGGCCCCCCGGGTTGTGGAAGCAGGCTCACGGTGGCCGGTGAAGTGCACGCTGGATGGACTATTCCCAGCCTGGGACGCTAAGGTCTACTTGGTGCTGGGGGACCAGAAACTGGAATCCAATCTCACGTACAATGGTGACTCTGTCTCGGCTGAGGCCTGGCTGGAGGAAAATGAGGAGGGCACCCATTCCTTGAAGTGTTCAGTGAATCTGGGAGAGAAGGATCGGAGAACGCGCAGCAACGTGACCATCTACA GCTTCCCGGTTCCCACCCTGACCCTGAGCCCGCCTGAGGTCTCAGAATGGACTACTGTGACTGTGGAATGCGTGACCCGTGATGGAGCTGTGGTGATGCTGAACGGAGTCTCAGCTGAGCCTCCGGGTCCGAGGGCCCAATTGAAGCTGAACGTCAGTGCCGACAACCACGGGAGCAACTTCTCCTGCTCTGCTGCCCTGAAGATAGCTGGGCAGGTGGTCCACAAAAACCAGACCCGGGAGCTCCATGTCCTGT ACGGCCCCCGACTAGACCAGCGGGACTGCCTGGGAAATTGGACGTGGCAGGAAGGCTCGGAGCAGACCTTGAAGTGCGAGGCCCGGGGGAACCCAATCCCCAAGCTGAACTGTAGCCGGAAGGGGGACGGGGCCTCACTGCCCATCGGGGACCTGAGGCCTGTCAAGTGGGAGGTGGCGGGCACCTACCTGTGTCGGGCCACCAGCGCTCGTGGTGAAGTCACCCGTGAAGTGGTCCTGAACGTGCTCCGTGAGTTCGAGTTCTGGgatgggcagggcaggggcaaTTTGGCCAGCTCAACGCTCACTGCTGTCTTGTGTCCTCCCCACAGATGGCCAGAATATCCCGGGTATTGTCATTCCGGTAGTAGCTGTGGTCCTCATCTTGGGTGCTCTGGGCACTGCCGGTTACATCTACAACTACCAGCGGAAGATCCAGATATACGAGCTGCAAAAGGCCCGGAAGGCCCAAGAAGAGGCTGCCTTGAAACTGCATGCACAATCCACACCACCCTGAACCCACTCCAGGATGAGACCTCTTCAGCTCCCCAAGCCATGACAAATGGGGCTGCATCAACCAATGGTGGACATATGCTGTTAAGCTACACCCACCTTCCCTGGATGCCAGAGGACCAAATAGAGGACTCAGTCAGGACAAACAGCATCTGGGGTCATGGCCTCTGCACAGTTACGACCCCCAGACCTCACACCTGA
- the ICAM4 gene encoding intercellular adhesion molecule 4: MGSLLLVLLLLLLSPSYPRGGSARRRRSARTQSPGGRSHPPFWVRVSPDFKAVPLGGSLWLNCSSSCPLPEGSSLRTELRRGETLSGPRWVAYQLLDVRAWSSDVHCFVTCAGETRGATARITAYKQPSSVILEPPVLTGSDYTLRCHVTHVFPVRFFVVFLRRGGRVIYSESLERFTGLDLANVTLTYLLPSRPRDSGQPVTCHARLNLDGLVVLSSSSPVTLPVPAWSPASKALASTSIAGCVGIFLVVGALCLRKYLSMQPPA, from the exons ATGGGGTCTCTGCTCCTCGTCTTGCTACTGCTTTTGCTGTCGCCCTCCTACCCGCGAGGCGGGAGCGCGCGGAGGCGTCGGAGTGCGCGGACGCAAAGCCCGGGGGGCCGCTCTCACCCACCGTTCTGGGTGCGCGTAAGCCCCGACTTCAAGGCAGTGCCGCTGGGGGGCTCACTGTGGCTCAACTGCAGCAGCAGCTGCCCCCTCCCGGAGGGTTCCAGCCTCCGCACCGAGCTGCGGCGGGGTGAGACGCTCAGTGGGCCCCGCTGGGTAGCCTACCAGCTGCTGGATGTGAGGGCCTGGAGTTCCGATGTGCACTGCTTCGTCACCTGCGCGGGAGAAACGCGGGGGGCCACCGCCAGGATTACAGCCTACA AACAGCCAAGCAGCGTGATCCTGGAGCCTCCGGTCTTAACGGGCAGTGACTACACTCTGCGCTGCCACGTGACGCACGTCTTCCCCGTGCGCTTCTTCGTGGTGTTTCTGAGGCGCGGTGGCCGAGTCATCTACTCCGAGAGCCTGGAGCGCTTCACCGGCCTGGATCTGGCCAACGTGACGCTGACTTACCTGTTACCCTCCCGGCCCCGTGACTCTGGGCAGCCCGTTACCTGCCACGCCCGCCTCAATCTCGACGGCCTGGTGGTCCTCAGTAGCTCGTCACCCGTGACGCTGCCAGTCCCCG CTTGGAGTCCTGCGTCCAAAGCCTTGGCCTCTACCTCCATCGCAGGCTGTGTGGGGATCTTTCTTGTCGTGGGGGCCCTCTGTCTGCGAAAGTACCTATCGATGCAGCCTCCAGCATAG
- the ICAM5 gene encoding intercellular adhesion molecule 5 isoform X1 produces MPGPSPGLRRALLGLWAALGLGLLGLSAVTQEPFWADLQPRVALVERGGSLWLNCSTNCPRPERGGLETSLRRNGTQRGLRWLARQLVDIREPETQPVCFFRCARRTLQARGLIRTFQRPDRVELVPLPAWQPVGENFTLSCRVPGAGPRGSLTLTLLRGTQELIRRSFAGEPPRARGAVLTATVLARREDHGANFSCRAELDLRPHGLGLFENTSDPRELRTFTLPPEPPRLIAPRLLEVGSEGPVSCVIDGLFPVSEAGVYLALGDQRLSPDVTLEGDALMATTTATASAEQEGARQLVCNVTLGGESRETRENVTVYSFPEPLLTLSEPNAPEGTMVTVTCAAETQALVTLDGIPAAAPGQPAQLQLNATENDDRRGFFCDATLEVDGEILSKNESVELRVLYAPRLDDSDCPRSWTWPEGPEQTLRCDARGNPQPSVHCMRPDGGAVLALGLLGPVTRALAGTYRCTATNDQGQAVKDVTLTVEYAPALDSVGCPERITWLEGTEVSLSCVAHGVPPPNVSCVRFGGAEVIEGLMRVAREHAGTYRCEATNARGSAAKNVAVTVEYGPRFEEVSCPSNWTWVEGSGRLFSCEVAGKPQPSVECVGSGGTSEGVLLPLAPPDPGSRAPRIPSELAPGTYICNATNRHGSMVKMVTVSAESPPQMDESTCPSHQSWLEGAEAAALACSARGRPSPQVSCSREGAPWPRRLRVSREDAGTYRCLATNAHGTDARIITVGVEYRPVVAELAASPPGGVRPGGNFTLTCRAEAWPPAQISWRAPPGALNIGLSSNNSTLSVAGAMGSHGGEYECAATNAHGRHTRRITVRVAGPWLWVAVGGAAGGAALLAAGAGLAFYVQSTACKKGEYNVQEAESSGEAVCLNGAGASAGRDAGAEGGTEAAGTSEVPAGGEVFAIQLTSA; encoded by the exons ATGCCAGGGCCGTCGCCAGGGCTGCGCCGGGCGCTGCTCGGCctctgggctgccctgggcctggggctCCTCGGCCTCTCAG CCGTCACTCAGGAACCTTTCTGGGCGGACCTGCAGCCCCGAGTGGCGCTCGTGGAACGCGGGGGATCACTGTGGTTGAACTGCAGCACCAACTGCCCGCGGCCCGAGCGCGGGGGCCTGGAGACCTCGCTGCGCCGGAATGGGACCCAGAGGGGTCTGCGCTGGCTGGCGCGGCAGCTGGTGGACATTCGCGAGCCGGAGACCCAGCCGGTCTGCTTCTTCCGTTGCGCGCGGCGCACACTGCAGGCGCGTGGGCTCATTCGCACTTTTC AACGGCCAGATCGTGTGGAGCTGGTGCCGCTGCCTGCCTGGCAGCCAGTGGGCGAGAACTTCACCCTGAGCTGTAGGGTCCCCGGTGCTGGGCCTCGTGGGAGTCTCACATTGACCCTGTTGCGGGGAACCCAGGAGCTGATCCGCCGTAGCTTCGCCGGGGAGCCACCCCGAGCGCGGGGCGCCGTGCTCACAGCCACGGTCCTGGCGCGCAGGGAGGACCATGGGGCCAATTTCTCGTGCCGTGCGGAGCTGGACCTTCGGCCGCATGGCCTGGGGCTGTTTGAAAACACCtcagaccccagagagctccgaACCTTCA CCCTGCCTCCGGAACCCCCTCGCCTCATTGCCCCCCGGCTCTTGGAAGTGGGTTCAGAAGGACCCGTGAGCTGCGTCATTGATGGGCTGTTTCCAGTCTCGGAGGCTGGCGTCTACCTGGCACTGGGGGACCAGAGGCTGAGTCCCGATGTCACCCTCGAAGGAGACGCTCTCATGGCCACTACCACAGCCACAGCTAGCGCAGAGCAGGAGGGCGCCAGGCAACTGGTCTGCAACGTGACCCTGGGGGGCGAAAGCCGAGAGACCCGGGAGAACGTGACTGTCTACA GTTTCCCGGAGCCCCTCCTGACCCTGAGCGAGCCCAACGCCCCCGAGGGGACGATGGTGACAGTAACCTGCGCAGCGGAGACCCAAGCCCTAGTCACACTAGACGGAATTCCAGCTGCGGCCCCGGGACAGCCCGCCCAGCTCCAGCTAAACGCCACCGAGAACGACGACAGGCGTGGCTTCTTCTGCGATGCCACCCTCGAAGTTGACGGGGAGATCCTGAGTAAGAACGAGAGCGTAGAGCTGCGCGTCCTAT ACGCCCCCCGTCTGGACGATTCGGACTGTCCCAGGAGCTGGACGTGGCCGGAGGGACCAGAGCAGACGCTGCGCTGCGACGCCCGCGGAAACCCACAGCCCTCGGTGCACTGCATGAGGCCCGACGGCGGGGCGGTGCTGGCCCTGGGCTTGCTGGGTCCGGTCACTCGTGCGCTCGCTGGCACTTACCGCTGCACTGCGACCAACGACCAAGGCCAGGCGGTCAAGGATGTGACCTTGACGGTGGAGT ATGCACCAGCGCTGGACAGCGTGGGCTGCCCTGAACGCATTACCTGGCTGGAAGGAACAGAGGTCTCCCTGAGTTGTGTGGCTCATGGAGTCCCACCACCCAACGTGAGCTGTGTGCGCTTTGGGGGAGCCGAGGTCATCGAGGGCCTAATGCGTGTGGCCCGGGAGCACGCGGGCACCTACCGCTGCGAAGCCACTAATGCTCGAGGGTCGGCAGCTAAAAATGTGGCTGTGACAGTGGAAT ATGGCCCCAGGTTTGAGGAGGTGAGCTGCCCCAGCAATTGGACATGGGTAGAAGGATCTGGGCGACTTTTTTCCTGTGAGGTGGCTGGGAAGCCACAGCCAAGCGTGGAGTGTGTTGGCTCCGGAGGCACCAGTGAGGGGGTGCTGCTGCCGCTGGCACCCCCAGACCCTGGTTCCAGAGCCCCCCGCATCCCTAGTGAACTGGCACCCGGTACCTACATCTGCAATGCCACCAATCGGCACGGTTCCATGGTCAAGATGGTCACCGTGAGCGCGGAGT CGCCACCGCAAATGGATGAATCTACCTGCCCAAGTCACCAGTCTTGGCTGGAAGGCGCGGAGGCTGCTGCGCTGGCCTGCTCTGCCCGGGGTCGCCCCTCCCCTCAAGTGAGCTGCTCCCGGGAAGGCGCGCCCTGGCCGCGGCGGCTGCGCGTGTCCCGAGAGGATGCGGGCACTTACCGCTGCCTGGCCACCAACGCGCACGGCACGGACGCCCGGATCATCACCGTGGGCGTGGAAT ATCGCCCAGTGGTGGCCGAGCTGGCTGCTTCACCTCCAGGAGGCGTGCGGCCAGGCGGGAACTTCACGTTGACCTGTCGAGCGGAGGCTTGGCCCCCAGCCCAGATCAGCTGGCGCGCACCCCCGGGGGCGCTCAACATCGGCCTGTCGAGCAATAATAGCACGCTGAGTGTGGCGGGCGCCATGGGCAGCCACGGTGGCGAGTACGAGTGCGCAGCCACCAACGCGCATGGGCGCCACACGCGGCGCATCACAGTAAGAGTGGCTG GTCCGTGGCTCTGGGTCGCTGTGGGCGGCGCGGCCGGGGGCGCGGCACTCCTGGCCGCGGGGGCCGGCCTGGCTTTCTATGTGCAGTCCACCGCCTGCAAGAAGGGCGAGTATAACGTGCAGGAGGCCGAGAGCTCAGGCGAGGCCGTGTGTCTCAACGGCGCAGGTGCCAGCGCCGGCAGGGACGCAGGCGCTGAAGGTGGAACAGAGGCTGCGGGTACCTCGGAGGTGCCGGCAGGGGGCGAGGTCTTCGCCATCCAGCTGACGTCAGCGTGA